The following are encoded in a window of bacterium SCSIO 12643 genomic DNA:
- the fdhF gene encoding formate dehydrogenase subunit alpha encodes MKVAYINNQPYEIQEGETMLAFMKRHIGEKPVPTLCDAPNLDPFGSCRVCSVDVALEKDGKTKAMASCHTPISEGLHIYPDTPNIQKLRKNIVELVISDHPLLCLTCEVSGNCELQDVAAEVGLRDVRYPEGANHLDTPKDLSHPYMTSDLSKCINCYRCVRACDEIQGQMVLSMAGRGFDNHIIKGMDQSFNDSDCVSCGACAQACPTSAISDIFESKSVATKETTRTICTYCGVGCNLEVSTLDGEIKSIQAPIDAEVNQGHTCVKGRYAFGFYNHPERLTTPLIKRNGEFEEATWDEAYDLIAGKFTELKSEFGSDAIAGISSARCTNEENYLMQKFIRAVVGTNNIDGCARVCHSPTALGMQRAFGTGAATNSIEDLKITDCIMVIGANPNSGHPVTGAKMKQFAMKNKTTIVIDPRRTELAKYATYHLPLRPGTNVALLNMMMYFILSENKEDASFIAQRTNGYEDFKKSILQLDVDEMERVTGVDQKLVREAALAYAAASNAMSFHGLGVTEHSQGTFTVQQIADLAMLTGNIGRPGVGVNPLRGQNNVQGSADMGVQPHQGAGYLDVTNSDINALYHDFYGVSVPQEVGYKIPEMFDAALDGSLKSMWIIGEDVVQTDPNTQKVIKALNSLDLLIVQELFMTETAKHADIILPGASFLEKSGTFTNGERRVQRVQKVVEPIGNAKADGQIIVDIMNRMGYDQPDYDAATMLEEINQIVPFFKGITWDRLGENGLQWPVMEDGTDTQILHASEFKNGKGNLAYFDWRESEEIIEHQKEYPYIITTNRDLEHYNCGAMTRRTNNVLIHTEDVLQMNPADAAEKGISDGDMVCVESPRGKVDIRASVTDAVRPGVLSTTFHFPEIMVNNLTGDVHDSEAKCPEYKVVAVNFRKAKNTHLRKAGELIEK; translated from the coding sequence ATGAAAGTAGCATATATAAATAATCAACCATACGAAATTCAAGAAGGAGAAACCATGTTGGCGTTTATGAAACGCCACATCGGTGAAAAACCTGTTCCTACATTATGTGATGCACCAAATTTGGATCCATTCGGGTCTTGTAGAGTGTGTAGTGTGGACGTAGCCTTAGAAAAAGATGGCAAAACCAAAGCCATGGCTTCCTGCCACACTCCTATCTCTGAGGGACTACATATCTATCCGGATACTCCAAACATTCAAAAGCTTCGTAAAAACATTGTAGAATTAGTGATTTCAGATCACCCATTACTTTGTTTAACCTGTGAGGTTAGTGGAAACTGCGAACTTCAGGATGTAGCTGCCGAAGTAGGCTTAAGAGATGTGAGATATCCGGAGGGTGCGAATCATTTAGACACACCAAAAGACCTGTCTCACCCTTATATGACCTCTGATTTATCAAAATGTATCAACTGTTACCGTTGTGTCAGAGCGTGTGATGAAATTCAGGGACAAATGGTCTTAAGTATGGCCGGTCGTGGGTTTGACAACCACATTATCAAAGGAATGGATCAATCATTTAATGATTCTGATTGTGTTTCTTGTGGGGCTTGTGCGCAGGCTTGTCCAACCTCTGCAATATCGGATATATTCGAATCTAAGAGTGTGGCTACCAAAGAAACCACAAGAACCATTTGTACATATTGTGGTGTAGGTTGTAATCTGGAAGTTTCAACTCTGGATGGAGAAATAAAAAGTATTCAGGCACCAATTGATGCCGAAGTTAATCAAGGCCATACATGTGTAAAAGGTCGATATGCCTTTGGATTTTACAATCATCCGGAGCGATTAACTACTCCATTGATTAAACGTAATGGAGAATTTGAAGAAGCAACATGGGATGAAGCTTATGATCTGATAGCTGGCAAATTCACAGAACTCAAATCTGAATTTGGATCTGATGCAATTGCTGGAATTTCATCTGCAAGATGTACCAATGAAGAGAATTACTTAATGCAGAAGTTTATTCGTGCAGTTGTTGGTACAAACAATATTGATGGTTGCGCCAGAGTATGTCACTCTCCTACCGCATTAGGTATGCAACGTGCATTTGGCACCGGAGCAGCGACTAATTCTATTGAAGACCTAAAGATCACCGATTGTATTATGGTAATTGGTGCCAATCCAAATAGTGGTCACCCGGTTACGGGAGCGAAAATGAAACAATTCGCAATGAAGAATAAAACCACCATTGTGATTGATCCAAGACGTACGGAATTGGCTAAATATGCGACTTATCACCTACCATTACGCCCTGGGACCAATGTCGCTTTACTTAATATGATGATGTATTTCATTCTTTCGGAAAACAAAGAAGATGCATCGTTTATCGCGCAAAGGACTAATGGTTACGAAGACTTTAAGAAAAGTATTCTACAATTAGATGTAGATGAAATGGAGCGTGTAACAGGTGTAGATCAAAAGCTGGTTCGCGAAGCTGCTTTAGCATATGCCGCAGCATCAAATGCCATGAGTTTCCATGGTTTGGGTGTAACCGAGCATTCGCAGGGAACATTTACAGTGCAACAAATTGCCGATTTAGCCATGCTTACCGGAAATATTGGACGCCCAGGTGTAGGGGTAAATCCTTTACGTGGACAAAATAACGTTCAGGGTTCTGCCGATATGGGAGTTCAACCACATCAGGGAGCCGGATATTTAGATGTGACAAATTCAGATATCAATGCATTGTATCATGATTTTTACGGAGTATCTGTTCCGCAGGAAGTTGGATATAAAATTCCGGAAATGTTTGATGCTGCATTAGATGGTTCATTAAAGTCTATGTGGATTATTGGTGAGGATGTGGTACAGACTGATCCAAATACACAAAAGGTAATTAAAGCTTTAAATAGCCTAGACTTACTTATTGTACAAGAGTTGTTTATGACCGAAACTGCAAAACATGCAGATATCATTTTACCGGGTGCTTCATTCTTGGAAAAGAGTGGTACATTTACCAACGGTGAAAGAAGAGTTCAACGTGTGCAAAAAGTTGTGGAGCCTATCGGTAATGCAAAAGCAGATGGACAAATCATTGTGGATATCATGAACCGAATGGGATATGACCAACCGGATTATGATGCTGCAACTATGCTGGAGGAAATCAATCAAATTGTACCATTCTTCAAAGGAATTACCTGGGATAGATTAGGCGAGAATGGATTGCAGTGGCCGGTCATGGAAGACGGCACAGACACACAAATTCTTCATGCCTCTGAATTTAAGAATGGTAAAGGAAACCTGGCGTATTTTGACTGGAGAGAGTCTGAAGAAATCATAGAACACCAAAAGGAATATCCATATATCATTACCACAAACAGAGACTTAGAACATTATAACTGTGGCGCAATGACCAGAAGGACCAATAATGTATTGATCCATACAGAAGATGTACTACAAATGAATCCTGCGGATGCTGCTGAAAAAGGTATTTCGGATGGTGATATGGTCTGCGTGGAATCCCCTCGTGGAAAAGTTGACATTCGTGCATCGGTTACAGATGCAGTAAGACCCGGAGTGTTAAGTACCACATTCCATTTCCCAGAGATTATGGTGAACAACCTCACCGGAGACGTGCATGATAGCGAAGCTAAATGTCCGGAATACAAAGTAGTTGCCGTAAATTTCAGAAAAGCCAAAAACACGCATCTGCGTAAGGCTGGAGAACTTATTGAAAAGTAA
- a CDS encoding NAD(P)H-dependent oxidoreductase subunit E, translating to MSKNLRHLSARKGLEDNLFDKLGKLSLETGTPDKEKLKELSKEFLIGDANTFGTATFYDFMKPENKGKKAYVCNGSACLCAGTQDEVQTELEKHLDVNEIGHMTCLGRCHENGAFNYNGQNYSAKSADEIAQIVKEESIPHEDSYHIESCCEPALTKPFDGMDYLKGLLGKVLDMTPDECLNEIITSQVRGRGGAGFPMGIKLKSAKDTPSDIRYVVCNADEGDPGAYSDRYLMEKQPYQVLFGMITAGYAIGSSWGVLYIRAEYPDSPVIIQNAIDEMTKMGLIGHNILDSGFDFHFKIIKAQGAYICGEETALLSSIEGQRPEVRIRPPYPTQEGLFGKPTVVNNVETLAALYHIFETSGAHYASLGTEKSKGTKLVSLDGHFVKPGIYEVEMGTPLRTIIDDLGGGFKMPVKAMHTGGPLGGLVPVTKIDDLTLDFESFAENGFLLGHATIVCIPESFPMIEYLEHLFEFTSFESCGKCFPCRLGSKRGEELLHKARTEDYKIDYELFTDLLETLQQGSLCALGGGLPLPVKNALMYFDDELKEYFTNK from the coding sequence ATGTCAAAAAACTTACGACATCTATCGGCTCGTAAAGGCCTAGAAGACAACTTATTTGATAAGCTCGGAAAACTCTCTTTAGAAACCGGAACTCCGGATAAAGAAAAACTGAAGGAACTTTCTAAAGAGTTTTTAATAGGAGATGCGAACACTTTTGGTACCGCTACATTTTATGATTTCATGAAACCCGAGAATAAGGGGAAGAAAGCTTATGTATGTAACGGGTCGGCATGTTTATGTGCCGGAACCCAGGATGAAGTCCAAACTGAACTGGAAAAACATCTGGATGTCAATGAGATTGGACATATGACCTGTTTAGGGCGATGTCATGAAAATGGTGCTTTCAATTATAATGGCCAAAACTACTCTGCCAAATCTGCGGATGAAATTGCGCAAATTGTAAAAGAAGAGTCCATTCCTCATGAAGACTCCTATCACATTGAATCATGCTGTGAGCCTGCATTAACCAAACCATTTGATGGGATGGATTATCTGAAAGGTCTTTTGGGCAAGGTGTTGGACATGACACCGGATGAATGTCTGAATGAAATCATAACCTCTCAAGTTCGTGGTCGTGGTGGCGCTGGATTCCCCATGGGAATCAAACTTAAAAGTGCCAAAGACACCCCTTCCGATATCCGTTATGTAGTATGTAATGCTGATGAAGGCGATCCTGGAGCATATTCCGATAGATATTTAATGGAAAAACAACCTTATCAGGTATTGTTTGGAATGATTACCGCGGGTTATGCCATTGGTTCCAGTTGGGGTGTCCTATATATCCGGGCAGAATACCCGGATTCTCCGGTGATTATTCAGAATGCCATTGATGAAATGACCAAAATGGGATTAATTGGCCATAATATTTTGGATAGCGGATTTGATTTTCATTTTAAAATTATAAAAGCACAAGGTGCTTATATCTGTGGAGAAGAAACCGCTTTATTATCCTCTATTGAAGGACAGAGACCAGAAGTTAGAATTCGTCCGCCATACCCTACTCAAGAAGGTTTATTTGGTAAACCAACAGTCGTTAACAACGTGGAAACTCTGGCGGCACTTTATCACATCTTTGAAACCAGCGGTGCACATTACGCTTCATTAGGTACGGAAAAATCAAAAGGAACCAAGCTTGTTTCTTTAGACGGACACTTCGTAAAGCCTGGAATTTATGAAGTTGAAATGGGTACACCACTGCGCACGATCATTGATGATCTGGGTGGTGGGTTTAAAATGCCTGTGAAAGCCATGCATACCGGAGGTCCTTTAGGTGGTCTGGTTCCGGTGACTAAAATTGACGATCTAACATTGGATTTTGAATCATTTGCTGAAAATGGATTCTTACTCGGACATGCCACTATCGTGTGTATTCCTGAATCTTTTCCAATGATTGAATATCTGGAACATTTATTTGAATTCACCTCCTTTGAAAGTTGTGGTAAATGTTTCCCCTGTAGATTGGGTTCTAAACGAGGAGAAGAATTGCTTCACAAAGCCAGAACCGAAGATTACAAAATTGATTACGAATTATTTACAGATTTATTAGAAACGCTACAGCAAGGTTCTTTATGCGCTTTAGGTGGAGGTCTTCCACTTCCGGTTAAAAATGCGCTCATGTACTTTGATGATGAACTGAAAGAATATTTTACCAATAAATAG
- a CDS encoding FdhF/YdeP family oxidoreductase has product MIKRTNAQPPVKFTGLKSGEMESTAAGVKAVTSAVKHVLDEMALPRALKVLNKMNQKNGFDCSGCAWPDPDGHRSGLGEYCENGAKAIAEEATTKKVDPAFFAKHSVEEIGSWSDYQIGKSGRITHPMVLRAGDTHYQPIEWKEAFDLIGSELNHLNSPNEAVFYTSGRTSNEAAYLYQLFAREFGTNNLPDCSNMCHESSGAGLIETLGIGKGSVTLEDFKHAEVVIVMGQNPGTNHPRMLSALEDTKKNGGKIISVNPLIEAGLMNFKHPQKPKHLLGKGVQLTDIFLQVRINSDVALLKALMMLLLEAEEENKGQVLDQEFISQKTKGFEDLKADLEKQDFNNLVSQTGLDESQIREAAQLLIEKKKIIVCWAMGLTQHKNGVHNIREVVNLLLMKGSVGKKGAGTCPVRGHSNVQGDRTMGIWEKPKAGFLDNLQREFQFDPPRAHGFDVVEAIEAMHQNKAKVFIGMGGNFISATPDTELTGKALRQCNLTVQVSTKLNRSHVVHGKTSLILPCITRSERDLQNGKAQFVSVEDSMGVVHGSQGNLKPLSQHLKSEPTIIAEIAQATLKSNTKTDWGSFKTNYDLIRDKIEATIPGFDNFNTRVRQLGGFYLPNNSRAGDFTPTHTGKANFTVNKASEIKIADDEFLMMTIRTHDQFNTTIYGLHDRYRGIYNERRVILMNANDIEKQGLQANDIVDIICEDDNEIRVAEKFIVYPYNIPEKCTATYFPEANVLVSLKNKAEISNTPASKSIIVKLRKS; this is encoded by the coding sequence ATGATAAAAAGAACAAATGCACAACCTCCGGTAAAATTTACGGGGCTTAAATCTGGAGAGATGGAATCTACAGCGGCTGGTGTTAAGGCCGTTACTTCTGCGGTAAAACATGTATTGGATGAAATGGCTTTACCGAGAGCTTTAAAGGTGTTAAATAAAATGAATCAAAAGAATGGTTTTGATTGTTCTGGTTGCGCCTGGCCTGATCCGGATGGACATCGTTCCGGACTTGGGGAATATTGTGAGAATGGGGCAAAAGCTATCGCAGAAGAGGCGACCACCAAAAAAGTAGATCCTGCATTCTTTGCAAAACATTCTGTGGAAGAAATAGGGAGTTGGTCCGATTATCAGATTGGTAAGTCGGGAAGGATTACTCATCCAATGGTTTTAAGAGCTGGAGATACCCATTATCAACCCATTGAATGGAAAGAAGCATTTGATCTGATAGGGAGTGAATTAAATCATCTGAATTCTCCAAATGAAGCGGTATTCTATACCTCCGGAAGAACCAGTAACGAAGCAGCTTACTTGTATCAACTTTTTGCACGTGAGTTTGGAACGAATAATTTACCGGATTGTTCGAATATGTGTCACGAATCCAGTGGTGCCGGTTTGATTGAGACTTTAGGTATTGGAAAAGGGTCAGTGACTCTTGAAGATTTTAAACATGCTGAAGTGGTGATTGTGATGGGGCAAAACCCGGGAACAAATCACCCCAGAATGTTATCTGCTTTGGAGGATACCAAAAAGAATGGAGGTAAGATCATCTCTGTGAATCCTTTGATAGAGGCCGGGTTGATGAATTTTAAACATCCACAAAAACCGAAACACTTATTAGGTAAAGGAGTTCAGCTTACGGATATTTTCTTACAGGTACGAATCAATAGTGATGTGGCCTTGTTAAAAGCTTTGATGATGCTATTACTAGAGGCGGAGGAAGAAAACAAAGGACAGGTATTAGATCAGGAATTTATATCACAAAAGACGAAAGGGTTTGAAGATTTAAAAGCCGATTTAGAAAAACAAGATTTTAACAATTTGGTTTCCCAAACCGGATTGGATGAAAGCCAAATTCGAGAAGCAGCCCAATTGCTGATTGAAAAGAAAAAGATCATTGTGTGTTGGGCTATGGGGTTAACACAGCATAAAAATGGTGTTCATAACATTAGAGAAGTGGTTAATCTTCTTTTAATGAAAGGTAGTGTAGGTAAAAAAGGCGCAGGCACCTGTCCGGTACGTGGCCATAGTAATGTACAGGGAGATCGTACCATGGGAATTTGGGAAAAACCAAAAGCTGGATTTTTGGATAACCTACAACGTGAATTTCAATTTGATCCCCCGAGAGCCCATGGTTTTGATGTTGTAGAGGCCATTGAAGCTATGCACCAAAACAAAGCCAAAGTATTTATTGGAATGGGAGGGAATTTCATTTCAGCCACACCTGATACGGAGTTAACAGGAAAGGCTTTGAGACAATGTAATTTGACTGTTCAGGTTTCCACCAAATTAAACAGAAGTCATGTGGTACATGGAAAAACGTCATTGATATTACCATGTATCACACGATCTGAAAGAGATCTGCAAAACGGAAAGGCGCAGTTTGTGAGTGTAGAAGATTCAATGGGTGTGGTGCATGGATCACAGGGAAATTTGAAACCATTGTCACAGCATTTGAAGAGTGAGCCGACCATTATCGCTGAAATAGCGCAGGCCACTTTAAAATCGAATACAAAAACCGATTGGGGAAGTTTTAAAACCAATTATGACCTGATCCGAGATAAAATTGAAGCAACGATTCCTGGGTTTGATAATTTCAATACGCGTGTGCGTCAGTTGGGAGGTTTTTATTTACCAAACAACTCCAGAGCTGGAGACTTTACTCCAACACACACAGGTAAAGCTAATTTCACGGTAAATAAAGCTTCGGAAATAAAGATTGCAGATGATGAGTTTTTGATGATGACCATTCGAACACATGATCAGTTCAATACCACCATCTATGGATTACATGACCGTTACAGAGGAATCTATAACGAACGGAGAGTGATCTTGATGAACGCAAATGATATTGAAAAACAGGGTTTACAGGCGAATGACATTGTGGATATAATTTGTGAGGATGATAATGAAATCCGCGTAGCAGAGAAGTTTATTGTTTATCCATATAATATTCCTGAAAAGTGTACGGCAACATACTTCCCTGAAGCCAATGTTTTAGTATCTTTAAAAAATAAAGCGGAGATCAGTAATACTCCGGCATCTAAATCCATAATCGTGAAGCTCAGAAAGAGCTGA
- a CDS encoding NAD(P)H-hydrate dehydratase, whose protein sequence is MKIFTAKQIRKADQFTIEHEPISSLDLMERAATNAFHWIQKKFNTQTTFNVFCGMGNNGGDGLVIARLLNESGYQVSVYEVKLGNRYSADYLANKSRLQQLDIHIQVLESEEAFGNIGNAHVTIDAILGSGLSKPVEGWCGALMEKLNQSVQPKIAIDIASGLFAEDNDENNGIIFQPDYTLTFEFPKLAFMFPENYQNVGELIVIPIGISEEFVLHESTEYFTIEKFTAQLIHQSGSKFDYKGVYGHAFIAAGSLGKMGAAVLASKAALKSGAGWVTTQVPKCGVDILQTAIPEVMVVPDAHDEYLTSHSHLNDTQTLGIGPGIGQDNATKIALKNILDEAKSPVVIDADALNICAEDESTLGTIPSKSILTPHLGEWKRLHPKPSRGAFERLQQAKKFAMTQDVFVILKGAHTAVICPDGEVFFNTTGNPGMASAGSGDVLTGILTGLLAQKYGPKQAAILGVYIHGLAGDLALHTESRESLTAMNIIDHLGQAFKTIA, encoded by the coding sequence ATGAAAATATTCACAGCAAAACAAATTCGAAAGGCGGATCAGTTTACGATAGAGCATGAGCCTATCTCTTCATTGGATTTGATGGAAAGAGCAGCTACAAATGCTTTTCATTGGATTCAAAAGAAGTTCAATACGCAAACGACTTTCAATGTGTTTTGCGGAATGGGGAATAATGGTGGTGATGGTTTGGTGATTGCACGATTGCTGAATGAGAGCGGATATCAGGTTTCCGTGTACGAAGTTAAACTTGGAAATAGGTATAGTGCGGATTATTTAGCCAATAAAAGCAGGCTACAACAGTTGGATATCCATATTCAGGTATTGGAATCTGAAGAAGCGTTTGGAAACATTGGAAATGCGCATGTAACCATTGATGCGATTCTTGGTTCCGGTTTGTCAAAACCAGTCGAAGGGTGGTGTGGGGCTTTGATGGAGAAATTGAATCAAAGTGTTCAGCCTAAAATTGCGATTGATATTGCATCCGGTTTGTTTGCCGAGGATAATGATGAGAATAATGGGATAATCTTTCAACCGGATTATACCTTGACTTTCGAATTTCCCAAGTTAGCGTTTATGTTCCCTGAGAATTATCAAAATGTCGGAGAACTCATCGTGATTCCAATTGGGATTAGTGAAGAGTTTGTTTTACACGAATCTACAGAGTATTTCACCATTGAAAAGTTTACGGCACAGTTGATTCATCAATCCGGTAGTAAGTTTGATTATAAAGGTGTCTATGGACATGCATTCATTGCAGCAGGTAGTTTAGGTAAAATGGGAGCTGCTGTGTTGGCATCAAAAGCCGCTTTGAAATCAGGTGCGGGTTGGGTGACGACACAGGTGCCGAAATGCGGTGTAGATATCTTGCAAACAGCTATTCCTGAGGTGATGGTTGTGCCGGATGCCCATGATGAATATCTGACTTCCCATTCTCACTTAAATGATACGCAAACTTTAGGGATAGGCCCAGGAATAGGACAGGATAACGCGACTAAAATAGCTCTAAAAAATATTTTAGATGAAGCTAAATCACCTGTTGTCATTGATGCAGACGCCTTAAATATCTGTGCAGAGGATGAATCAACACTTGGAACGATTCCCTCTAAATCTATTTTAACACCACACCTTGGAGAATGGAAAAGATTACACCCGAAACCATCCAGAGGCGCTTTTGAACGATTGCAACAGGCAAAAAAGTTTGCAATGACCCAAGATGTTTTTGTGATTTTAAAAGGCGCGCATACTGCGGTAATTTGTCCGGATGGAGAAGTGTTTTTTAATACGACCGGAAACCCGGGAATGGCGTCCGCAGGAAGTGGCGATGTGTTGACCGGAATTTTAACCGGATTATTGGCACAAAAGTATGGCCCTAAACAAGCTGCTATTTTAGGGGTTTATATTCATGGACTTGCTGGAGATTTAGCCTTACATACAGAGAGCAGAGAGAGTTTAACTGCAATGAATATTATAGACCATTTAGGGCAGGCTTTTAAAACTATTGCGTAA
- a CDS encoding T9SS type A sorting domain-containing protein → MKTRILTLFLLINGMLFSQNVTTLVGPNSGINDAIVVDSLGNIYGSDFGVSTTGGSSVYKIDTAGNVSTFSTGYSSCNGLAFDHQGNLYVVDFTSSNQDHQVYKLDQNGAKTAYGPKIPGASGIIFDPFSDTLYVSQYTSSSNSISKLAPDGTVSLYCNHSLLNGPVGMAYDDQYNLYVANFSDGEIYKVTHAGDSLEFIGKVPKSGSWGIGFLTYASGYLYATGIGVHKIYQISTNGVVTEFAGTGNPGNTNGNAQNAEFNRPNGIATNKNQDKLYISDYGTKNIRLISDIISDVDDLDKEVQWSVYPNPVSNLITIEFSDLQSRQQIQIYNANGQLVKTATIYSQVPLDVSDLPSGLYLIRMVNKRNSRLKFIKE, encoded by the coding sequence ATGAAAACCAGAATTCTTACGCTGTTCCTATTGATCAATGGGATGTTATTTTCACAAAATGTAACCACACTGGTAGGACCCAACTCAGGAATTAACGATGCTATCGTAGTAGATAGTCTGGGCAATATTTACGGATCAGACTTTGGCGTATCCACCACAGGAGGATCATCTGTATATAAAATTGATACAGCGGGTAATGTTTCCACATTCTCAACAGGTTATAGTTCCTGCAATGGATTGGCATTTGATCACCAAGGAAACTTATATGTGGTGGATTTTACTTCATCCAATCAAGATCATCAAGTCTATAAATTAGACCAAAATGGGGCGAAAACTGCTTATGGGCCCAAAATTCCAGGAGCTTCCGGGATTATTTTTGATCCGTTTAGCGACACATTATATGTGAGTCAATACACCAGTTCCTCCAATAGCATTAGCAAACTGGCCCCTGATGGAACGGTTTCGCTTTATTGCAATCATTCATTGTTAAATGGCCCGGTAGGAATGGCGTATGATGATCAGTATAATTTATACGTAGCCAATTTTTCGGATGGTGAGATATATAAAGTTACACACGCAGGAGATAGTTTAGAATTCATCGGTAAAGTACCTAAGTCAGGATCATGGGGGATTGGTTTTTTAACGTATGCTTCCGGATACCTATATGCCACAGGGATTGGAGTCCATAAGATTTATCAAATCAGTACCAATGGAGTGGTGACGGAGTTTGCCGGAACCGGAAATCCTGGAAATACAAATGGTAATGCGCAGAATGCAGAGTTTAACAGACCCAATGGGATTGCTACCAATAAGAATCAGGATAAGCTTTATATTTCTGATTACGGAACTAAAAATATTCGATTAATCTCTGACATCATATCCGATGTCGATGATTTAGACAAGGAGGTCCAATGGTCTGTATATCCAAATCCCGTTTCAAATCTGATTACGATTGAATTCTCAGATCTTCAAAGTCGTCAACAAATTCAAATCTATAATGCCAATGGACAATTGGTAAAAACAGCGACTATTTATTCTCAGGTACCTTTAGATGTATCTGATTTGCCTTCCGGGTTGTATTTGATTCGGATGGTAAACAAACGGAATTCCAGATTGAAGTTTATTAAAGAATAA